GCtcctctttttttcttatttaatctTGAAGAAACACCGACGTGAATGAAAGTTTTGACTTTTTTGAGCATTTTTGGATTTTCGCTTTAAACTCTGTGTCATGGAACTCTTTAATGTTCATTAAGTCAACTGAGCTGAGCCTGAGGCAAATCGtgaaacttttatatttattgtcttAATGATTCTTTAATTAGaagaataatttaatgtttttttcagtttttcattattttcagaTTCTACCAATATTTGCGGCTGCAACTGCAAGGCCCCCTCCCCTTTAGTatatttttcccttttcaattttGATTGATGGTAAGTTTCTATTGACAGAGCTATGAAGATGATCCACTGGTGGTGTACCATCAAAACTCCATGAAAAGCCTAACAGTATCAGAAAGTTGGGATGGGAGTCTTCTAGAAGGAGGAAACAGCAGAGAAACCATTGTAGCAGATTACAAGGAGAAATCAAGTTCAAGAAAAGGACTATATTCTGGTTTTGCCAACGTTGATTCTCACACATGCCCTACTGAAGATGCCAAATCCGTGACTGGCTCTTGCGCAAATCAAATAACTGTTCTGCAAACTTCACCTGCAAATGATTACTCCAAGGGTAGGAGGAGAAACAGCATGGAGGATTTCAAGTCCGTATCCTCCTGCAACAAATGCAACCCTGCCACCATAACTAGCGATTTTGAGAATGCAAGGAGCAGCAAGAGCTCCAACATTATTGTCCCAGTTACGGATTCACACTCATCTCTTCAATCCCAACCCAAAAGCAAGGGGGTGATTTCTTGGTTGTTTCCCAGGTTAAAGAAGAAACACAAGAATGAGAATTCCCCTAATAGAGCAGAATCTGAGGATGTTTCTCAGGTTCTCAAGGACTTGGGAATAATGTCAATGGAGACATTGAAGAAGGAGCTGGTGGAAGCAAATGAGAACCGAGATGTGGCCTTAATGGAAGTTTCTGAGATGAGAGGTTCATTGGGAGAGCTGAAACAGAAGCTGGAGTACTTGGAGAGTTACTGTGAAGAGCTGAAGAAAGCTCTAAAGCAAGCCGTGAAGACAAAGGATTCTCAACTTTGTGACCAACTTACTGATCTTCCTCAGAGGGGGAAACTATTTGAAGGAAATGGGGAAAATGTGATGCCTGTGAGTGAAGAAGTAATGGTAGAGGGATTCTTGCAGATAGTGTCAGAGTCCAGATTATCAGTGAAGCAGTTCTGTAAGACCCTTATTACTCACATTGAAGAGACTGATCATTCTTTGACAGAAAATTTGAACTTGCTTCTCCAACCTTACAAGTTATCTCTGAGTTCCAAGTTCTCAAAGGCAGTTCTATACCATTTTGAAGCTTTTATAAATCAGTCTCTCTACCAAGACTTTGAGAATTGTGTTTTCCAAAAGAACGGTTGCTCAAAATTCCTAGACCCTCAGCAGGATCGTCAAT
The Vigna angularis cultivar LongXiaoDou No.4 chromosome 5, ASM1680809v1, whole genome shotgun sequence genome window above contains:
- the LOC108340774 gene encoding IRK-interacting protein isoform X2, with the protein product MLDSHPLPLLRALFLTSLPKITLFSLQWSYEDDPLVVYHQNSMKSLTVSESWDGSLLEGGNSRETIVADYKEKSSSRKGLYSGFANVDSHTCPTEDAKSVTGSCANQITVLQTSPANDYSKGRRRNSMEDFKSVSSCNKCNPATITSDFENARSSKSSNIIVPVTDSHSSLQSQPKSKGVISWLFPRLKKKHKNENSPNRAESEDVSQVLKDLGIMSMETLKKELVEANENRDVALMEVSEMRGSLGELKQKLEYLESYCEELKKALKQAVKTKDSQLCDQLTDLPQRGKLFEGNGENVMPVSEEVMVEGFLQIVSESRLSVKQFCKTLITHIEETDHSLTENLNLLLQPYKLSLSSKFSKAVLYHFEAFINQSLYQDFENCVFQKNGCSKFLDPQQDRQSQFSSFVALRNLSWNEVLRKGTKYYSEEFSKFCDQKMSCINTTLKWTRPWPEQLLQAFFVAAKCMWLLHLLAFSFNPPLGILRVEENKLFDPHYMEDMCPRSQGPSRVKIMVMPGFYVQDRVLRCKVLCRYKSAA
- the LOC108340774 gene encoding IRK-interacting protein isoform X1, with product MATTATSAQVFKDYKDTSNGNPEITRQEIQAAIAKAVELRALHAALMRGNSPANARFPSPSPASRPVSHFSAQDYPVFTPSYEDDPLVVYHQNSMKSLTVSESWDGSLLEGGNSRETIVADYKEKSSSRKGLYSGFANVDSHTCPTEDAKSVTGSCANQITVLQTSPANDYSKGRRRNSMEDFKSVSSCNKCNPATITSDFENARSSKSSNIIVPVTDSHSSLQSQPKSKGVISWLFPRLKKKHKNENSPNRAESEDVSQVLKDLGIMSMETLKKELVEANENRDVALMEVSEMRGSLGELKQKLEYLESYCEELKKALKQAVKTKDSQLCDQLTDLPQRGKLFEGNGENVMPVSEEVMVEGFLQIVSESRLSVKQFCKTLITHIEETDHSLTENLNLLLQPYKLSLSSKFSKAVLYHFEAFINQSLYQDFENCVFQKNGCSKFLDPQQDRQSQFSSFVALRNLSWNEVLRKGTKYYSEEFSKFCDQKMSCINTTLKWTRPWPEQLLQAFFVAAKCMWLLHLLAFSFNPPLGILRVEENKLFDPHYMEDMCPRSQGPSRVKIMVMPGFYVQDRVLRCKVLCRYKSAA